From one Cyanobacterium stanieri PCC 7202 genomic stretch:
- a CDS encoding hypothetical protein (PFAM: Protein of unknown function (DUF3148)~KEGG: npu:Npun_F2424 hypothetical protein~SPTR: Putative uncharacterized protein) — MNETLKVGDKVRVIKLPPYLKTAEPMPMLKSADEITIGEEGIILAPKPGGYWAIRFTQKAFLLEKNYFEKVE, encoded by the coding sequence ATGAATGAAACATTAAAAGTGGGTGACAAGGTGAGGGTAATAAAATTACCACCATACCTAAAAACAGCCGAACCAATGCCAATGTTAAAGTCCGCCGATGAAATTACCATCGGGGAAGAAGGAATAATTTTAGCTCCAAAACCGGGGGGATATTGGGCAATTCGTTTTACTCAAAAGGCTTTTTTATTAGAAAAAAATTATTTTGAAAAAGTAGAATAA
- a CDS encoding Polymorphic membrane protein Chlamydia (InterPro IPR003368~KEGG: ava:Ava_4725 polymorphic membrane protein~PFAM: Polymorphic membrane protein Chlamydia~SPTR: Polymorphic membrane protein) gives MVERIDFNATVAEFDRIVNSFGANNGFTNLNDSFGDDGFRDFVDNNSIILNDMNNGGMEGLEPTILVVNTFQDQNDGNASNGLSLRDAIIIAHRNPTQPYIIQLPAGTYNLTIEGNEDFRFQEQVGSSADQQGLEGERQGDSGDSEENGEENNNGDNGDNGEEAEQAPDSVLGLFDNTVLRSGDLDISVRVTIIGEDPNNTIIDASALGDRIFDIKEGGNLILENVTLQNGITQGTFPEGGPVGTRDPDSFLGGAIRVLQNGQLTLNNTIIQENISAWDGFTSPANVNGGAIANLLGTVEINNSIIRNNQSDVNAGAIFNNGAMTINNSAIIGNDANIRTFYVDQVEGGGGIWHQGGSLTILNSTIAQNRALLAGPQPINPSNPRNVAFAGGGGILIDLVNPSDPSQVTIINSTIVDNDAELGSGILSNGDVEGILLRNSIVARNTGSPDIEGFFSVGSAFNLVGNGNGLIVNGVNGNIAGGLNNPVDPLLGAFDQRGFYPLREGSPAINAGNNIFIEEIASIFQEALTDQRGLTRIVNGNVDIGSFEFGADNVQPEENIVTPIETANNIVPVNKGIGQTFFSFFG, from the coding sequence ATGGTAGAGCGCATAGATTTTAACGCAACGGTGGCAGAATTTGATCGCATCGTTAATTCTTTTGGAGCAAATAATGGCTTTACAAATCTAAATGATTCTTTCGGAGATGATGGTTTTAGGGATTTTGTAGACAATAATTCCATCATTCTCAATGACATGAATAATGGAGGAATGGAAGGACTAGAACCCACTATTTTGGTGGTTAATACTTTTCAAGATCAAAATGATGGTAACGCCAGTAATGGTCTATCTCTTAGGGATGCTATTATCATCGCCCATCGCAATCCTACTCAACCCTATATTATTCAATTACCCGCAGGAACTTATAACCTAACCATTGAGGGTAACGAGGATTTCCGTTTTCAAGAACAAGTAGGTTCTTCTGCCGATCAACAGGGATTAGAAGGGGAAAGACAGGGAGACTCAGGAGATAGTGAAGAGAATGGAGAAGAAAATAATAATGGAGATAATGGGGATAATGGAGAAGAAGCAGAACAAGCACCAGATAGTGTTTTAGGTCTTTTTGATAATACTGTCCTTAGAAGTGGAGATTTAGATATTAGCGTCAGAGTCACTATTATTGGGGAAGATCCTAACAATACTATTATTGATGCTAGTGCATTGGGCGATCGCATCTTTGACATCAAAGAAGGGGGCAACTTAATTTTAGAAAATGTGACCCTTCAAAATGGTATTACCCAAGGAACATTTCCTGAAGGAGGACCAGTAGGAACAAGAGATCCCGATTCCTTCCTCGGTGGTGCTATTCGGGTATTACAAAATGGTCAATTAACCCTCAATAATACTATTATCCAAGAAAATATTTCTGCTTGGGATGGTTTTACTTCCCCTGCTAACGTGAACGGAGGTGCGATCGCCAACCTTTTGGGAACCGTAGAAATCAATAACTCGATCATCAGAAATAACCAATCAGATGTCAATGCGGGGGCTATTTTTAATAATGGAGCAATGACCATTAACAATAGTGCCATCATTGGTAACGATGCCAATATTAGAACCTTTTATGTTGATCAAGTAGAAGGAGGAGGAGGTATTTGGCACCAAGGGGGAAGCCTTACCATCCTCAATAGTACCATTGCTCAAAATAGAGCGTTACTTGCAGGGCCTCAACCCATTAATCCTAGTAATCCCAGAAATGTCGCCTTTGCTGGAGGGGGTGGTATCTTAATAGATTTAGTAAATCCCTCTGATCCTAGTCAAGTAACTATCATAAACTCTACTATCGTAGATAATGACGCTGAACTTGGTTCTGGTATCCTCTCCAATGGTGATGTAGAAGGGATTTTGCTTCGCAATAGCATTGTCGCCCGAAATACTGGCAGTCCTGATATTGAAGGTTTTTTCAGTGTTGGTAGTGCTTTCAACCTTGTGGGTAATGGTAACGGTTTAATTGTAAATGGAGTGAATGGCAATATCGCTGGAGGCTTAAATAACCCCGTTGATCCACTTTTAGGTGCATTCGATCAAAGAGGTTTTTATCCCTTACGAGAAGGCAGTCCAGCTATTAATGCGGGGAATAATATCTTTATCGAAGAGATTGCATCCATATTTCAAGAGGCATTAACCGACCAAAGGGGCTTAACTCGTATCGTAAATGGCAATGTCGATATTGGTAGTTTTGAATTTGGTGCTGATAATGTTCAGCCAGAAGAAAATATAGTTACCCCCATCGAAACAGCTAATAATATCGTTCCTGTTAACAAGGGCATTGGTCAAACATTTTTCTCTTTCTTTGGTTAA
- a CDS encoding demethylmenaquinone methyltransferase (PFAM: ubiE/COQ5 methyltransferase family~TIGRFAM: ubiquinone/menaquinone biosynthesis methyltransferases~COGs: COG2226 Methylase involved in ubiquinone/menaquinone biosynthesis~InterPro IPR004033~KEGG: amr:AM1_3823 ubiquinone/menaquinone biosynthesis methyltransferase~PFAM: UbiE/COQ5 methyltransferase~SPTR: Menaquinone biosynthesis methyltransferase ubiE;~TIGRFAM: ubiquinone/menaquinone biosynthesis methyltransferase), translating to MTSSTKPTDKEIQNIFNNIAPIYDQMNNWLSFGVHHVWKKMAVKWSNAQPHHQGLDLCCGTGDLTFLLAKQITHGKVYGVDFSSQLLAVAQEKQQQKPSINNITWIESDVLTLPFDDNTFDCATMGYGLRNVIDIPLALGEIHRVLKPNSKVAILDFHRPSDSLLAQAQRWYIDNVVVNMAQYFGSTAEYAYINPSLDRFPDGKEQIKLAHQGGFSSAVHYPLAGGIMGILVLTK from the coding sequence ATGACATCATCCACCAAACCCACCGACAAAGAAATTCAAAACATCTTCAATAACATCGCCCCCATCTACGACCAAATGAATAACTGGCTTAGTTTTGGGGTTCACCATGTCTGGAAAAAAATGGCAGTAAAATGGAGTAACGCCCAACCCCACCATCAAGGGTTAGACCTCTGTTGTGGTACAGGTGATCTTACTTTCTTATTGGCAAAACAAATCACCCACGGCAAAGTTTACGGCGTTGACTTTTCCTCCCAACTCCTTGCCGTCGCCCAAGAAAAACAACAACAAAAACCCTCTATCAATAACATAACTTGGATAGAAAGCGATGTTTTAACCCTGCCCTTTGATGACAATACCTTTGACTGTGCCACCATGGGTTATGGACTTAGAAACGTTATTGATATACCCCTCGCCCTAGGAGAAATCCACCGAGTTTTAAAGCCCAACTCTAAAGTCGCTATCCTCGATTTTCATCGCCCCTCCGATTCCCTCCTTGCCCAAGCCCAAAGATGGTATATAGATAATGTTGTGGTCAATATGGCTCAATATTTTGGCTCCACCGCCGAGTATGCTTATATTAACCCTAGTTTAGACCGATTTCCCGACGGTAAAGAACAAATAAAACTCGCCCACCAAGGGGGATTTAGCTCCGCCGTCCATTATCCCCTAGCAGGTGGTATAATGGGAATCTTAGTATTAACAAAATAA
- a CDS encoding aldo/keto reductase (PFAM: Aldo/keto reductase family~COGs: COG0667 oxidoreductase (related to aryl-alcohol dehydrogenase)~InterPro IPR001395:IPR018170~KEGG: cyh:Cyan8802_0017 aldo/keto reductase~PFAM: aldo/keto reductase~SPTR: Aldo/keto reductase) produces the protein MYRFLICDEGGIRLTFVESRIKVADDLSLSAMGCGTWAWGNQFLWGYTPEMDGELQRVFNLMVSQGVTWFDTGDSYGTGKFSGRSESLLGRFVAAYEGEHRGDIAIATKLAVYPWRLTPQSMVKACEKSAQRLQKPVDLVQLHWPPTKYFPWQEKPLLEGLARLYHQGKIRAIGLSNYGPDNLLKAHQFFQAQGVKISTLQVQYSLLSTYAISELGLRDLCGELDIKIIAYSPLTLGLLTGKYGLDTPLPKGSRRFLFKQLLPSVQPLLERLRAIALNNGKTMAQVAINWCICQGTIPIPGAKNLKQAQENIGALGWRLSDQEVQELEEIALNLDKKMIQNIFQTT, from the coding sequence GTGTATCGATTTTTGATTTGTGATGAGGGAGGTATTAGGTTGACTTTTGTGGAATCAAGGATTAAGGTGGCGGATGATTTATCTTTGTCTGCCATGGGTTGTGGTACTTGGGCGTGGGGAAATCAGTTTTTGTGGGGTTATACTCCCGAGATGGATGGGGAGTTACAAAGGGTTTTTAATTTGATGGTGTCGCAGGGGGTGACTTGGTTTGATACTGGGGATTCCTATGGCACGGGCAAATTTAGTGGGCGCAGTGAGTCTCTTTTGGGGCGGTTTGTGGCGGCGTATGAGGGGGAACATCGGGGGGATATTGCGATCGCCACTAAACTAGCGGTATATCCTTGGCGTTTAACTCCTCAATCCATGGTCAAAGCCTGTGAGAAATCCGCCCAGAGGCTCCAAAAACCCGTGGATTTGGTACAGTTACACTGGCCCCCTACCAAGTATTTTCCATGGCAAGAAAAGCCCCTTTTAGAGGGTTTGGCGAGGTTATATCATCAGGGTAAGATAAGGGCGATCGGTTTGTCTAATTATGGCCCTGATAATTTACTCAAAGCCCATCAGTTTTTCCAAGCTCAAGGGGTTAAAATTAGTACGTTGCAGGTACAATATTCTTTACTTTCTACCTATGCCATTTCTGAGTTAGGGTTAAGGGATTTGTGTGGGGAGTTGGACATCAAAATTATCGCCTATAGCCCCCTAACGTTGGGTTTATTGACGGGGAAATATGGTTTAGATACCCCACTACCTAAAGGCTCCCGTCGCTTCTTATTTAAGCAATTATTGCCCAGTGTTCAACCTCTGTTGGAACGACTAAGGGCGATCGCCCTTAATAACGGCAAAACCATGGCACAAGTAGCCATAAATTGGTGTATTTGTCAGGGTACAATTCCCATCCCTGGAGCAAAAAACCTTAAACAGGCCCAGGAAAATATTGGGGCTTTGGGGTGGCGTTTGAGTGATCAAGAAGTCCAAGAATTAGAGGAAATTGCCCTCAATTTGGATAAAAAAATGATTCAAAATATATTCCAAACCACTTAG
- a CDS encoding chorismate lyase (PFAM: Protein of unknown function (DUF98)~COGs: COG3161 4-hydroxybenzoate synthetase (chorismate lyase)~KEGG: cyc:PCC7424_0375 protein of unknown function DUF564~SPTR: Putative uncharacterized protein), whose product MNTQSTITRWHSLDNLWQGGEETIKTGLPHSQLAPPWQILLLGDGSPTRHLRLLTGEPTQVDVIDMSLIGMDKDNAPQDIENVPGPRLRRQVWLKTASGQRLAYASSWWTAENVDHYLENRALPIWESLSRLHTELYRDIQGIYYGNCPALEEGFGEKGPFWGRHYLFWHNRKPLTLIYEVFSPYLCKYLGDLKIEK is encoded by the coding sequence TTGAATACTCAATCAACCATAACTCGATGGCATAGTTTAGATAACCTCTGGCAAGGGGGAGAAGAAACCATCAAAACAGGCTTACCCCATAGTCAACTAGCCCCTCCATGGCAGATACTATTATTGGGAGATGGTTCGCCCACAAGGCATTTAAGACTTTTGACAGGGGAACCCACCCAAGTGGATGTCATTGATATGTCATTAATTGGCATGGATAAAGATAATGCCCCCCAAGACATTGAAAATGTACCCGGCCCTAGATTAAGAAGGCAAGTATGGCTCAAAACCGCATCAGGGCAAAGACTCGCCTACGCCTCCTCTTGGTGGACTGCGGAAAATGTCGATCATTACTTGGAAAATAGAGCCTTACCCATCTGGGAAAGTTTATCCAGACTACACACCGAATTATATCGAGACATTCAAGGTATCTATTATGGCAATTGTCCAGCCTTAGAAGAAGGTTTCGGAGAAAAAGGCCCTTTCTGGGGTAGGCATTATCTTTTTTGGCACAATCGTAAACCTTTAACCCTAATCTATGAAGTTTTTTCTCCTTATTTATGTAAATATTTAGGGGATTTAAAAATAGAAAAATAA
- a CDS encoding FAD-dependent pyridine nucleotide-disulfide oxidoreductase (PFAM: Pyridine nucleotide-disulphide oxidoreductase~COGs: COG1252 NADH dehydrogenase FAD-containing subunit~InterPro IPR013027:IPR007185~KEGG: syp:SYNPCC7002_A2311 type II NADH dehydrogenase A~PFAM: FAD-dependent pyridine nucleotide-disulphide oxidoreductase; DNA polymerase epsilon subunit B~SPTR: Type II NADH dehydrogenase A) — protein sequence MNNNPSANKTPHIVIVGGGFAGLYAAKELGNAPVKVTLVDKRNFHLFQPLLYQVATGSLSPAEICSPLRLVVGRNENTRVVLDEVVDVDPDKKQVIMQEGVLNYDKLIIGTGVSHHYFGNDQWEDEAPGLKSIENALDIRRKIFLAFEEAEKVSSPEEKQEWLTFAIVGGGPTGVELAGAIAEIAHKVIKDDFQEIDTTKAKILLIEGMDRVLPPYSPDLSKKAQESLEELGVTVLTQRMVTNIENNTLSIRHGEESEEIKARTILWAAGVKASGLAKVLAERTNAETDRAGRIIVEPNLSLSECPDIYVVGDLAHFAHQDNKPLPGIAPVAMAQGKYMAKSIKDEIKGKPVAPFKYVDKGSLAVIGDNHAVVDLGFVKLSGLIAWLVWVFAHIYYLIEFDNKLTVMLQWGWNYLTRGRGARLITGEISEKDLVTKSFSNPHYPVPETAPDPEKETIKV from the coding sequence ATGAATAACAACCCCTCAGCAAACAAAACTCCCCACATAGTAATCGTAGGTGGTGGCTTTGCTGGTTTATACGCCGCCAAAGAGTTGGGTAATGCACCCGTAAAAGTTACCCTTGTAGATAAGCGTAATTTCCATTTATTTCAGCCCTTATTATATCAAGTGGCGACGGGTAGTTTGTCTCCCGCAGAAATTTGCTCTCCTTTGCGCCTAGTGGTTGGTAGAAACGAAAATACTCGTGTTGTGTTGGATGAAGTGGTAGACGTTGATCCTGACAAAAAACAGGTCATCATGCAAGAAGGGGTATTAAACTATGATAAATTAATTATCGGTACTGGAGTAAGTCATCACTATTTTGGCAATGATCAGTGGGAAGATGAAGCTCCCGGATTGAAAAGTATTGAAAATGCCCTCGATATTCGTCGTAAAATTTTCCTTGCCTTTGAGGAAGCCGAAAAAGTGTCTTCCCCCGAAGAAAAGCAAGAATGGCTGACCTTTGCCATTGTGGGAGGTGGCCCTACTGGGGTGGAATTAGCAGGTGCGATCGCCGAAATTGCCCACAAAGTAATTAAAGATGATTTCCAGGAAATAGACACTACCAAAGCAAAAATCCTGTTGATTGAAGGTATGGATAGGGTATTACCTCCCTACTCCCCCGACTTATCCAAAAAAGCACAAGAATCCCTAGAAGAATTGGGTGTAACCGTACTGACTCAACGTATGGTAACTAATATCGAGAACAACACCCTCAGCATTCGTCATGGGGAAGAAAGCGAAGAAATTAAAGCCCGTACCATTCTTTGGGCCGCAGGAGTAAAAGCCTCTGGATTAGCCAAAGTTTTGGCGGAAAGAACTAACGCCGAAACCGACAGAGCCGGTAGAATTATCGTAGAGCCTAATCTCAGTTTATCGGAATGTCCTGATATATATGTAGTCGGTGACTTAGCCCATTTTGCTCACCAAGATAACAAGCCCCTGCCCGGTATTGCACCCGTTGCCATGGCACAGGGAAAATATATGGCAAAATCTATCAAAGACGAAATCAAAGGAAAACCTGTTGCTCCCTTCAAATACGTAGATAAAGGAAGTTTGGCGGTAATCGGTGATAATCATGCCGTGGTGGATTTGGGATTTGTAAAACTCTCTGGTTTGATAGCTTGGTTAGTGTGGGTATTTGCTCATATCTATTACCTCATCGAATTTGATAACAAATTAACCGTTATGCTTCAGTGGGGATGGAATTATCTTACCCGTGGTAGAGGTGCTAGATTGATTACTGGGGAAATTAGTGAGAAAGACTTGGTTACAAAATCTTTTAGTAACCCCCATTATCCAGTACCAGAAACTGCTCCAGATCCTGAAAAAGAGACTATTAAGGTATAG
- a CDS encoding hypothetical protein (KEGG: cyh:Cyan8802_1183 hypothetical protein~SPTR: Putative uncharacterized protein), which produces MDNSLFVEPNLTIITPTREGFSSHWLDALIKVEGNIEFILVHPPNMKKIEIHDYRFQQINAPFRGEIIQRMTGLLNARAKYTLSINCDEYLHPEILEIVEQYFQRFPNSWVLRLATQSYAYGKKNELSISWTFSPPSIPELPIWDGQLETKNDSWNNCYLREMPIAPLKNKLNLTTFWKERKDHHGRHTENFDKKVWKTDLVKQSLLKINQNMILLKVFKYLPFWCMDRLLGLGVQANFFTKNNEIIGHILPSPEQLRSEDNPPEYRSKVRYYVLAELILLKTFPQYPYMWNLVISNTRKYGFLYLKEILNNIFKRKNNSGINS; this is translated from the coding sequence ATGGATAATTCTTTATTTGTAGAACCAAATTTAACCATTATAACCCCCACCAGAGAAGGATTTTCTTCTCATTGGCTCGATGCATTAATTAAAGTTGAGGGAAATATTGAATTTATTTTAGTTCATCCTCCCAATATGAAAAAAATAGAAATACATGATTATCGATTCCAACAAATTAATGCACCTTTCCGAGGGGAAATTATACAGAGGATGACAGGTTTATTAAATGCAAGAGCTAAATATACATTAAGTATAAACTGTGACGAATATTTACATCCTGAGATTCTTGAAATAGTTGAACAGTATTTTCAACGTTTTCCTAATAGTTGGGTATTAAGACTCGCAACACAATCCTATGCCTATGGGAAAAAAAATGAATTATCTATTTCCTGGACATTTTCGCCTCCATCCATACCAGAGTTGCCTATTTGGGATGGTCAATTAGAAACAAAAAACGATTCTTGGAATAACTGTTATTTACGAGAAATGCCCATTGCTCCCTTAAAAAATAAGTTAAATTTAACAACTTTTTGGAAAGAAAGAAAAGATCATCATGGCAGACACACAGAAAATTTTGATAAAAAGGTTTGGAAAACTGATTTAGTAAAACAATCTTTATTGAAGATAAATCAGAATATGATCTTACTGAAAGTGTTTAAATATTTACCATTTTGGTGTATGGATCGCTTATTAGGATTAGGAGTTCAAGCTAACTTTTTTACTAAAAACAATGAGATAATAGGGCATATACTCCCCTCACCAGAACAACTTAGAAGTGAAGATAATCCCCCTGAATATCGCAGTAAAGTAAGATATTATGTGTTAGCGGAACTAATTTTATTAAAAACATTTCCTCAATATCCTTATATGTGGAATTTAGTTATTTCTAATACCAGAAAATATGGATTTTTGTATTTAAAAGAAATACTTAATAATATTTTTAAAAGGAAGAATAACTCTGGTATTAATAGTTAA
- a CDS encoding protein of unknown function DUF445 (PFAM: Protein of unknown function (DUF445)~COGs: COG4399 conserved hypothetical protein~InterPro IPR016991:IPR007383~KEGG: cyc:PCC7424_0748 protein of unknown function DUF445~PFAM: protein of unknown function DUF445~SPTR: UPF0754 membrane protein PCC7424_0748), whose translation MFLGFNNWWQYALPPVAGAVIGYFTNDLAINMLFRPYRPIYVFKKRLPFTPGLIPRNQERLAKRVSDTIMGSLLTPSELQNLAKRLLQTERVEGAITWLLQLALKQIKEDKNNKTARILADILKDLFGESFPKLLRALARKEDFFQAQIDQIFDRILLEFTLTETQAKQLSDWLLKVVFSPDFLRESLVNFLTDRNINVIDEGFREKTSGTYWVVANLFGVKNTLHRLRAFCLDEKETANLRIKEILLSLEVRTRLKEFFLSLSLQNLPVATVRQLRETTGKIVRQYIQEKGVDFLQDFSSSIDWDKVAILIISRLQSSTVVNSSMELVSKELALILERYLEEDLEKIVAQAIPILSIDQVIIDRVKGTSPEQLENATQSIVKSELQAIVNLGGVLGFFIGTLQAVILFFN comes from the coding sequence ATGTTTTTAGGATTCAATAACTGGTGGCAATACGCTTTACCTCCCGTTGCAGGGGCAGTAATAGGTTATTTTACCAACGATTTAGCGATTAATATGCTATTTCGCCCCTATCGTCCTATCTATGTTTTTAAAAAAAGACTTCCCTTTACTCCCGGTTTAATTCCCCGTAACCAAGAAAGACTGGCGAAAAGGGTTTCTGATACTATTATGGGTTCTCTTTTAACCCCTTCTGAGTTACAAAATTTAGCCAAAAGATTATTACAAACTGAACGAGTAGAGGGTGCCATTACTTGGTTGTTACAATTAGCCCTCAAACAAATCAAAGAAGATAAAAATAACAAAACTGCTCGAATTTTAGCAGACATTTTAAAGGATTTATTCGGAGAATCTTTCCCTAAATTACTCAGAGCCTTGGCAAGAAAAGAGGATTTTTTTCAAGCTCAAATAGATCAAATTTTCGACCGTATTTTATTAGAATTTACCCTTACAGAAACCCAAGCTAAACAGTTATCTGATTGGTTATTAAAGGTAGTTTTTTCTCCTGACTTTTTGCGAGAAAGTTTGGTTAATTTCTTAACTGATAGAAATATAAATGTTATCGATGAAGGATTTAGGGAAAAAACCAGCGGAACTTATTGGGTAGTGGCTAATTTGTTCGGGGTTAAAAATACTCTACATCGTCTAAGGGCTTTTTGTTTGGACGAAAAGGAAACAGCGAATTTACGCATCAAAGAAATTCTTTTATCATTAGAAGTTAGAACTCGTTTAAAGGAGTTTTTCTTGAGTTTATCTTTACAAAATTTACCCGTAGCAACAGTCAGACAACTAAGGGAAACCACAGGAAAAATTGTCCGACAATATATTCAGGAGAAAGGGGTTGATTTTTTACAGGATTTTAGTTCTTCCATCGACTGGGATAAGGTGGCAATTTTAATTATTAGTCGTCTCCAATCTTCTACGGTGGTAAATAGTTCTATGGAATTAGTGAGTAAGGAATTGGCATTAATTTTGGAGCGTTATTTGGAGGAAGATTTAGAAAAAATTGTCGCCCAAGCTATTCCCATTTTATCCATTGATCAGGTAATTATCGATCGGGTAAAAGGCACTTCTCCTGAACAGTTGGAAAATGCTACTCAGTCCATTGTAAAAAGTGAGCTACAGGCGATCGTTAATTTGGGGGGAGTTTTAGGGTTTTTTATTGGTACTTTACAAGCTGTTATTTTATTCTTTAATTAG
- a CDS encoding protein of unknown function DUF540 (PFAM: Etoposide-induced protein 2.4 (EI24)~COGs: COG2981 Uncharacterized protein involved in cysteine biosynthesis~KEGG: cyc:PCC7424_2099 protein of unknown function DUF540~SPTR: Putative uncharacterized protein), with the protein MFENIFTGFGFLKGAIYPFKALQMILKYQKLWQYLIIPILINIAVGVGVYFLLLQPSLLLFDILQNDLNAIALSYVNRLPEALGFLLPITSIFAIVIRTLLTIILFVLIGFIIVQFGSVLGSPWYGKLSEEIEIIKLGNLELVEVNALQDILRALLFELKKLLLIALVAIPLFLLNFIPAFGNLISGIGGLSLTVFIICLDFFDAPLERRKLKFRHKIQFVLARFPSSAGFGLMCLGLISIPLLNLIVVPLCVSGGTLLFCDYRLRQRNI; encoded by the coding sequence ATGTTTGAAAATATTTTTACGGGATTCGGATTTTTAAAAGGAGCTATCTATCCTTTTAAAGCATTACAAATGATTCTAAAATATCAAAAATTATGGCAATATTTAATTATTCCTATTTTAATCAATATTGCTGTTGGTGTGGGTGTTTATTTTTTATTATTACAACCTAGTTTATTATTGTTTGATATTCTACAAAATGATCTAAATGCGATCGCCCTTAGTTACGTCAATAGATTACCAGAAGCTCTTGGGTTCTTGCTCCCTATTACCTCAATTTTTGCCATAGTAATTAGAACCTTATTAACCATCATATTATTTGTTCTCATCGGTTTTATAATTGTTCAATTTGGTAGTGTTTTAGGCTCTCCTTGGTATGGTAAATTATCAGAAGAAATAGAAATTATAAAACTAGGAAATCTCGAATTGGTAGAAGTAAATGCACTTCAAGATATACTTAGAGCATTACTATTTGAACTCAAAAAGCTATTACTTATTGCCCTAGTAGCAATCCCTTTATTTTTACTTAATTTCATTCCAGCTTTTGGCAATCTTATCTCAGGTATCGGCGGATTAAGTCTAACTGTATTCATTATTTGCCTTGACTTTTTTGATGCACCTTTAGAAAGAAGAAAATTAAAATTTAGACACAAAATACAGTTTGTTTTAGCCCGATTTCCCAGTAGTGCAGGGTTTGGTTTAATGTGTTTAGGTTTAATTAGTATTCCCTTATTAAACTTAATTGTAGTACCCCTTTGTGTATCAGGAGGTACACTATTATTCTGTGATTATCGACTCAGACAAAGAAATATTTAA